The following are encoded together in the Bos mutus isolate GX-2022 chromosome 3, NWIPB_WYAK_1.1, whole genome shotgun sequence genome:
- the POGZ gene encoding pogo transposable element with ZNF domain isoform X1: MADTDLFMECEEEELEPWQKISDVIEDSVVEDYNSVDKTTTVSVSQQPVSAPVPIAAHASVAGHLSTSTTVSSSGAQNSDSTKKTLVTLIANNNAGNSLVQQGGQPLILTQNPAPGLGTMVTQPVLRPVQVMQNANHVTSSPVASQPIFITTQGFPVRNVRPVQNAMNQVGIVLNVQQGQTVRPITLVPAPGTQFVKPTVGVPQVFSQMTPVRPGSTMPVRPTTNTFTTVIPATLTIRSTVPQSQSQSTKSTPSTSTTPTATQPTSLGHLAVQPPGQSSQTQNPKLAPSFPSPPAVSIASFVTVKRPGVTGENSNEVAKLVNTLNTIPSLGQSPGPVVVSNNSSAHGSQRTSGPESSMKVTSPIPVFDLQDGGRKICPQCNAHFRVTEALRGHMCYCCPEMVEYQKKGKSLDSEPSVPSAAKPPSPEKTAPVASTPSSTPIPALSPPTKVPEPNENVGDAVQTKLIMLVDDFYYGRDGGTVAQLTNFPKVATSFRCPHCTKRLKNNIRFMNHMKHHVELDQQNGEVDGHTICQHCYRQFSTPFQLQCHLENVHSPYESTTKCKICEWAFESEPLFLQHMKDTHKPGEMPYVCQVCQYRSSLYSEVDVHFRMIHEDTRHLLCPYCLKVFKNGSAFQQHYMRHQKRNVYHCNKCRLQFLFAKDKIEHKLQHHKTFRKPKQLEGLKPGTKVTIRASRGQPRTAPVPSSDGPPGSLQEAAPLASSADPLPVFLYPPVQRNVQKRAVRKMSVMGRQTCLECSFEIPDFPNHFPTYVHCSLCRYSTCCSRAYANHMINNHVPRKSPKYLALFKNSVSGSKLACTSCTFVTSVGDAMAKHLVFNPSHRSSSILPRGLTWISHSRHGQTRDRAHDRNLKNLYPPPSFSSNKAATVKSAGVTPAEPEELPAPVAQALPSPASTATPPPTPTHLQTLALPPLAAEEAECLNVDDQDEGSPVTQEPEPASGGGSSSGIGKKEQLSVKKLRVVLFALCCNTEQAAEHFRNPQRRIRRWLRRFQASQGESLEGKYLSLEAEEKLAEWVLTQREQQLPVNEETLFQKATKIGRSLEGGFKISYEWAVRFMLRHHLTPHARRAVAHTLPKDVAENAGLFIEFVQRQIHNQDLSLSMIVAIDEVSLFLDTEVLSSEDRKENALQTVGTGEPWCDVVLAILADGTVLPTLVFYRGQVDQPANVPDSILLEAKESGYSDDEIMELWSTRVWQKHTACQRSKGMLVMDCHRTHLSEEVLAMLSASSTLPAVIPAGCSSKIQPLDVCIKRTVKNFLHKKWKEQAREMADTACDSDVLLQLVLVWLAEVLGVIGDCPELVQRSFLVASVLPGPDGNMNSPTRNADMQEELIASLEEQLKLSGEQSEEPSASTPRPRSSPEETIEPESLHQLFEGESETESFYGFEEADLDLMEI, encoded by the exons CTGGCAATTCTTTGGTCCAACAAGGTGGACAGCCACTCATCCTAACCCAGAATCCAGCCCCAGGTCTCGGTACAATGGTTACTCAACCAGTATTGAGGCCTGTGCAGGTCATGCAGAATGCCAACCATGTGACTAGTTCGCCGGTAGCCTCACAGCCAATATTTATCACTACACAG GGATTTCCTGTAAGAAATGTCCGGCCTGTACAAAATGCAATGAATCAGGTTGGGATTGTGTTGAACGTACAGCAAGGCCAAACGGTTAGACCAATTACACTAGTCCCAG CCCCAGGTACCCAGTTTGTTAAGCCGACAGTTGGCGTCCCACAAGTGTTCTCTCAGATGACCCCTGTGAGGCCAGGCTCCACGATGCCTGTGCGGCCCACCACCAACACCTTCACCACCGTCATCCCAGCCACTCTCACCATTCGAAGCACCGTCCCACAGTCCCAGTCCCAGTCGACCAAGTCCACTCCCAGCACTTCCACCACACCCACTGCCACACAGCCGACCTCACTGGGGCACCTTGCTGTCCAGCCCCCAGGCCAATCCAGCCAGACTCAGAACCCCAAACTAG ctccctccttcccctctccacCTGCAGTGAGCATTGCCAGCTTTGTCACTGTGAAGCGACCTGGTGTTACAGGTGAAAATAGCAATGAAGTGGCCAAACTGGTGAATACCCTTAACACCATCCCTTCCCTGGGCCAGAGTCCTGGGCCAGTGGTGGTATCCAACAACAGCTCCGCACATGGCTCTCAAAGAACCAGCGGGCCTGAGTCTTCAATGAAAG TGACCTCGCCCATCCCAGTGTTTGATCTCCAGGATGGTGGACGGAAGATATGTCCACAGTGTAATGCTCACTTCCGTGTTACTGAAGCTCTGAGAGGTCACATGTGT tactgttgcccagaaatgGTTGAAtaccagaagaaaggaaaatctctGGATTCAGAACCCAGTGTCCCATCAGCAGCAAAGCCCCCATCCCCTGAGAAAACAGCTCCTGTTGCTTCCACTCCCTCTTCTACACCTATTCCTGCTCTGTCACCACCTACCAAAGTACCAGAGCCAAATGAGAATGTGGGTGATGCTGTCCAGACCAAGCTCATTATGCTAGTAGATGACTTCTACTATGGACGGGATGGTGGCACAGTAGCCCAGCTCACAAACTTCCCTAAAGTCGCCACATCTTTCCGATGCCCACATTGTACCAAAAGGCTAAAAAACAACATTCG ATTTATGAACCATATGAAACATCATGTAGAGCTTGATCAGCAGAATGGTGAGGTGGACGGTCATACTATCTGCCAGCACTGCTATCGTCAGTTTTCCACTCCCTTCCAGCTCCAGTGCCACTTGGAAAATGTTCATAGTCCCTATGAATCAACTA CCAAGTGCAAGATCTGTGAGTGGGCATTTGAGAGTGAGCCCCTGTTTCTCCAGCATATGAAGGATACTCACAAGCCTGGAGAGATGCCTTATGTTTGCCAG GTGTGTCAGTACCGCTCCTCACTCTACTCTGAGGTAGACGTCCACTTCCGGATGATCCATGAGGATACTCGGCACCTGCTCTGCCCTTATTGCTTGAAGGTCTTCAAAAATGGCAGTGCGTTCCAACAGCATTACATGAGGCACCAG aagAGGAATGTTTATCACTGCAACAAATGCCGGCTGCAGTTTCTCTTTGCCAAGGACAAAATTGAACACAAGCTGCAGCACCATAAAACCTTCCGTAAACCCAAGCAGCTGGAAGGTTTGAAACCAGGCACCAAG GTGACAATCCGGGCTTCCCGAGGGCAGCCACGAACTGCTCCTGTACCCTCCAGTGATGGACCTCCTGGCAGCTTGCAGGAAGCAGCACCACTGGCCTCCTCAGCAGACCCTCTGCCCGTCTTCCTTTACCCCCCTGTGCAGCGCAACGTCCAGAAGAGAGCTGTTAGGAAAAT GAGTGTCATGGGCCGGCAGACGTGTCTGGAGTGCAGCTTTGAGATCCCAGACTTCCCCAATCATTTCCCTACTTACGTTCATTGCTCTCTGTGTCGCTATAGTACCTGCTGTTCTCGAGCTTACGCCAACCATATGATCAA CAATCATGTTCCACGGAAGAGCCCCAAGTATTTGGCtttgtttaaaaattctgtgAG TGGAAGCAAGCTGGCCTGCACTTCATGTACCTTTGTTACCTCTGTGGGAGATGCCATGGCTAAGCATTTGGTATTCAACCCTTCTCATAGATCCAGTAGCATCCTGCCACGGG GACTCACTTGGATATCTCACTCAAG GCATGGCCAGACTCGTGACCGAGCGCACGACCGGAACTTGAAAAACTTgtaccctcctccttccttctcctctaaTAAAGCTGCCACTGTGAAGTCTGCTGGAGTCACCCCAGCTGAGCCTGAAGAGCTGCCAGCTCCCGTGGCCCAGGCACTCCCGTCACCGGCCTCAACTGcaacccccccacccacccccacgcATCTCCAGACTTTAGCCCTTCCACCCTTGGCTGCAGAGGAGGCCGAATGTCTGAATGTTGATGACCAGGATGAAGGGAGCCCAGTCACCCAGGAGCCTGAGCCAGCATCAGGGGGTGGTAGTAGCAGTGGGATTGGCAAGAAAGAGCAGCTTTCTGTGAAGAAGCTTCGAGTGGTCCTGTTTGCCCTATGCTGCAACACAGAACAGGCAGCTGAACACTTCCGAAATCCCCAGCGACGCATCCGGCGTTGGCTTCGGCGCTTCCAGGCCTCTCAGGGGGAGAGTCTAGAGGGCAAGTATCTGAGCTTAGAGGCAGAAGAGAAACTGGCTGAGTGGGTGCTGACCCAGCGAGAGCAACAGCTACCTGTAAATGAGGAGACCTTGTTCCAGAAAGCCACCAAAATAGGACGTTCCTTGGAGGGGGGATTTAAGATCTCATACGAGTGGGCTGTGCGTTTCATGCTACGGCACCACCTGACTCCCCACGCACGGCGCGCTGTGGCCCACACTCTACCTAAGGATGTGGCAGAGAATGCAGGACTCTTCATTGAATTTGTACAACGGCAAATTCACAACCAGGACTTGTCCTTGTCTATGATTGTGGCTATTGATGAGGTCTCCTTATTCCTTGATACGGAGGTACTGAGCAGTGAAGACCGAAAGGAGAATGCTCTGCAGACAGTGGGCACAGGGGAGCCTTGGTGTGACGTGGTGCTGGCCATTCTGGCAGATGGCACTGTCCTCCCTACCCTGGTTTTCTACCGAGGACAGGTGGATCAGCCTGCTAACGTGCCAGACTCTATCTTGCTAGAGGCGAAGGAGAGTGGCTACAGTGACGATGAGATCATGGAGCTGTGGTCAACCCGAGTGTGGCAAAAACATACGGCTTGCCAGCGCAGCAAAGGCATGCTGGTGATGGACTGCCACCGCACTCACTTATCAGAAGAGGTGCTGGCCATGCTTAGTGCCTCTAGCACTTTGCCTGCGGTCATCCCCGCAGGCTGCAGCTCCAAAATCCAGCCATTAGATGTATGCATCAAGCGGACTGTCAAGAACTTCCTGCACAAAAAGTGGAAGGAGCAGGCTCGGGAAATGGCAGATACTGCGTGTGATTCTGATGTCCTGCTCCAGCTAGTTCTGGTCTGGCTGGCTGAGGTGCTTGGTGTTATCGGGGACTGTCCAGAGCTAGTTCAgcggtccttcctggtggctagCGTTCTGCCTGGCCCTGATGGCAACATGAACTCACCCACACGAAACGCTGACATGCAGGAGGAGCTAATTGCCTCCCTAGAGGAGCAGCTAAAGCTGAGTGGGGAACAGTCCGAGGAACCCTCAGCTTCCACTCCTCGACCCAGGTCATCTCCTGAAGAGACAATTGAGCCTGAAAGCCTTCACCAGCTCTTTGAGGGTGAAAGCGAGACCGAGTCTTTCTATGGCTTTGAAGAAGCTGACCTAGATCTGATGGAGATTTGA